Proteins from a single region of Haloarcula laminariae:
- a CDS encoding ABC transporter ATP-binding protein — translation MALRETDTRDPPAEHESVVHIDGVTKNFGSLTAVDDVSIPIRDGEFLTILGPSGAGKTTLLHMIAGFDTPSEGEIYINDQPISDEPPYERDIGLVFQSLALFPHMTVQQNISFPLKMRREDPDDIDEQVEEALELVRLPVDYRDKPVGDLSGGQQQRVAFARAIVYEPTLLLLDEPLSSLDKKLREEMRSELTRIHAETDLTIVHVTHNQTEALSMADRIAVINDGRLEQLDTAEGIYANPATPFAAEFIGDTTMLDGTIAGEEGQHGIAAVGRGEITFETDAEFELEQRVRLGLRAERIVIAVDDVPTENSYEATVEQVGFEGSRTQYTVTVPELDATIDVTQQDPGPGRTFERGDTAVVGWEPVDVLVYPE, via the coding sequence ATGGCCTTACGCGAGACCGATACCAGGGACCCACCGGCGGAGCACGAGTCAGTCGTACACATCGACGGCGTGACCAAGAACTTCGGGAGCCTCACCGCGGTCGACGACGTATCGATACCGATACGCGACGGGGAGTTCCTCACGATTCTGGGGCCGAGCGGCGCGGGGAAGACGACGCTGCTGCATATGATTGCGGGTTTCGATACCCCCAGCGAGGGGGAGATATACATCAACGACCAGCCGATATCCGACGAGCCGCCCTACGAGCGGGACATCGGTCTCGTCTTCCAGAGCTTGGCGCTGTTCCCGCATATGACCGTACAGCAGAACATCTCGTTCCCGCTGAAGATGCGCCGGGAGGACCCCGACGACATCGACGAGCAAGTCGAGGAGGCGCTCGAACTCGTCCGGCTGCCCGTCGACTACCGCGACAAGCCCGTCGGCGACCTCTCGGGGGGCCAGCAGCAACGGGTCGCTTTCGCGCGTGCCATCGTCTACGAGCCGACGCTCCTCCTGCTTGACGAGCCGCTCAGTTCCCTCGACAAGAAGCTCCGCGAGGAGATGCGCTCGGAGCTCACCCGCATCCACGCCGAGACAGACCTGACCATCGTCCACGTCACCCACAACCAGACGGAGGCGCTCTCGATGGCCGACCGCATCGCGGTTATCAACGACGGCAGGCTCGAACAGCTCGACACCGCCGAGGGGATATACGCGAATCCCGCGACGCCGTTCGCCGCCGAGTTCATCGGCGACACGACGATGCTCGACGGCACCATCGCCGGGGAAGAGGGCCAGCACGGTATCGCCGCCGTCGGCAGGGGCGAGATAACGTTCGAGACGGACGCGGAGTTCGAGCTAGAACAGCGCGTCCGGCTCGGGCTCCGCGCCGAGCGCATCGTCATCGCGGTTGACGACGTCCCGACCGAGAACAGCTACGAGGCGACAGTCGAACAGGTCGGTTTCGAGGGGAGCAGAACGCAGTACACCGTGACGGTCCCCGAACTCGACGCGACCATCGACGTGACACAGCAGGACCCGGGCCCCGGGCGAACATTCGAACGCGGCGACACCGCCGTCGTCGGCTGGGAGCCGGTGGACGTGCTCGTCTATCCCGAGTAG
- the hutH gene encoding histidine ammonia-lyase translates to MDEVVVDGESLTPADVEAVARHDAHVTIADGAREAVRESRARIEDILETDEAVYGVNTGFGELVQQRIPEEDIGTLQRNLLRSHAAGAGDELGTPEVRGMLLTRLNTLAKGFSGIRVRVVELLADMLNEGVHPVVKSKGSLGASGDLAPLSHLALVTIGEGEAWVDGERLSGGAALDRRGLDPVRLRAKEGLALINGTQLTVALGALVLRDAERAVRAADIAGALTTEVTMSTSASAHQRIQDVRPHAGHAETARNIRELTRGSGIIESHRNCHRVQDAYSIRCMPQVHGAVRDAVDHLRDAVETELNSATDNPLVFDAERVDDRASGTDRAAVLSGGNFHGEPLALPLDYVTGALTDLAAISERRIDRLLNPNIQEDHLPPFLTDDDGLESGYMIAQYTAADLVSTNRSIGRPATDNITVSGNQEDHVSMSATSAYRAQEAVNNTLYVLASELTCSAQAMEFVPEHEPGRGTGATYTAIRERVPPLEEDRPVGEDVDAVLELVVSDELTERVESVIDTYVR, encoded by the coding sequence ATGGATGAGGTCGTCGTCGACGGCGAGAGTCTCACGCCTGCGGACGTCGAGGCGGTCGCGCGCCACGACGCGCACGTGACCATCGCCGACGGTGCGCGCGAGGCGGTCCGCGAGTCCCGGGCGCGCATCGAGGACATCCTCGAAACCGACGAGGCGGTGTACGGCGTCAACACCGGGTTCGGCGAACTCGTCCAGCAGCGTATCCCCGAAGAAGACATCGGCACGCTCCAGCGGAACCTGCTCCGGAGCCACGCCGCGGGCGCGGGCGACGAACTCGGCACGCCCGAGGTGCGCGGGATGTTGCTCACCCGACTGAACACGCTCGCGAAGGGGTTTTCCGGTATCCGTGTGCGGGTCGTCGAGCTCCTCGCCGACATGCTGAACGAGGGGGTCCATCCCGTCGTGAAATCCAAGGGGAGCCTCGGCGCGAGCGGTGACCTGGCCCCGCTCTCGCACCTCGCGCTCGTCACCATCGGCGAGGGCGAGGCGTGGGTCGACGGCGAACGGCTGTCCGGCGGGGCGGCGCTCGACCGGCGGGGGCTCGACCCCGTTCGGTTGCGCGCCAAGGAGGGGCTGGCCCTCATCAACGGGACGCAGTTGACGGTCGCGCTCGGCGCGCTGGTCCTGCGGGACGCCGAGCGGGCCGTCCGGGCCGCCGACATCGCCGGCGCGCTCACCACGGAAGTCACGATGAGTACCAGCGCGTCCGCCCACCAGCGCATCCAGGACGTGCGCCCCCACGCGGGTCACGCGGAGACCGCGCGGAACATCCGGGAACTCACGCGCGGCTCCGGCATCATCGAGTCCCACCGGAACTGCCACCGCGTGCAGGACGCCTACTCGATACGGTGTATGCCACAGGTCCACGGCGCCGTCCGGGACGCCGTCGACCACCTCCGGGACGCCGTCGAGACGGAGCTCAACAGCGCCACCGACAATCCGCTGGTGTTCGACGCCGAACGGGTGGACGACCGCGCGAGCGGGACCGACCGGGCCGCCGTCCTCTCCGGCGGGAACTTCCACGGGGAGCCGCTCGCGTTGCCCCTCGATTACGTGACCGGCGCACTCACGGATCTCGCGGCCATCTCCGAGCGCCGCATCGACCGGCTTCTCAACCCCAACATCCAGGAGGACCACCTCCCGCCGTTCCTGACCGACGACGACGGGCTCGAATCGGGGTACATGATAGCGCAGTACACGGCCGCGGACCTCGTGAGCACGAACCGCTCTATCGGCCGGCCCGCCACGGACAACATCACCGTCAGCGGAAACCAAGAGGACCACGTGAGCATGAGTGCGACGAGCGCCTACCGCGCCCAGGAGGCGGTCAACAACACGCTGTACGTGCTCGCGAGCGAACTCACCTGCTCGGCCCAGGCCATGGAGTTCGTCCCGGAACACGAGCCCGGGCGGGGAACTGGGGCGACGTACACGGCCATCCGAGAGCGGGTACCGCCGCTGGAGGAGGACCGGCCCGTCGGCGAGGACGTCGACGCCGTTCTCGAACTCGTCGTCAGTGACGAGTTGACGGAGCGCGTCGAATCCGTAATAGATACGTACGTCCGCTAG
- a CDS encoding site-specific integrase — protein sequence MGTRDQIENLQKRIKKRSGMGDESPDDGDAPSISEDDAEKLLEFSRQLDLLSSKYGDYRHLKLLRHCVIMAEQVGGLADALESRDAAEEVVVWINRERGVPEYSEETNQDYRVAIRIFGKRTLKMADDEVPDSLAWVPTGTSNSYDPSPSRSDMLDWEEAKRMAVEGTTNSRDKALITVAHELGPRGEEMHEVRMGQVNDADHGIQISLDGKQGEHSVTLINSVPYLQQWLSKHPAPDDDEAFLWCNLDEPHDNASYQTFLGRFKEAGERADIDKPVTPTNFRKSNTYWLAKQGANESFINERQGRKPTSDHARRYIAEFGPENENNQYAELQGLEVQTEKTEDRTPLTCPRCDKQTPRDEPFCVWCHQAMEPEAVQELEEQEDEQRRKLLRIAQENPELLETLEEMEPLVEALGGDAELIDAAASFTEAVE from the coding sequence ATGGGAACCAGAGACCAAATCGAGAACCTCCAAAAACGCATCAAGAAACGGTCAGGTATGGGCGACGAGTCTCCTGACGACGGTGACGCACCATCGATATCGGAGGACGATGCCGAGAAACTCCTCGAATTCAGCCGGCAACTCGACCTACTTAGCTCGAAGTACGGCGACTATAGGCACCTCAAGCTTCTCCGTCACTGCGTCATCATGGCGGAACAGGTTGGTGGGCTCGCCGACGCGCTCGAAAGTCGAGATGCTGCCGAAGAGGTTGTCGTGTGGATCAACAGGGAACGAGGCGTCCCAGAGTACAGTGAAGAGACGAATCAAGATTATCGGGTCGCCATTCGTATCTTCGGTAAACGGACTCTCAAGATGGCAGATGATGAAGTGCCGGACTCGTTAGCTTGGGTTCCGACAGGCACGAGTAATTCCTACGACCCCTCGCCCAGCCGGTCAGATATGCTGGATTGGGAGGAGGCCAAACGAATGGCGGTCGAGGGAACGACCAATTCCCGGGACAAGGCCCTAATCACAGTCGCGCACGAACTCGGGCCGCGAGGAGAGGAGATGCACGAGGTTAGGATGGGGCAAGTGAACGATGCAGACCACGGAATCCAGATCAGTCTCGACGGGAAACAAGGGGAGCATTCAGTCACCCTGATTAACAGCGTTCCCTACTTGCAGCAGTGGCTCAGTAAGCATCCAGCACCAGACGACGACGAGGCATTCCTCTGGTGTAATCTCGACGAACCTCATGATAATGCGAGCTACCAAACGTTCCTTGGCCGATTCAAGGAGGCAGGAGAGCGAGCAGATATCGATAAGCCTGTAACACCTACGAACTTCCGAAAATCAAACACCTACTGGCTCGCCAAACAGGGAGCGAATGAGTCGTTCATCAACGAACGGCAAGGCAGGAAACCAACCTCTGACCACGCGCGGCGGTACATCGCAGAGTTCGGGCCTGAAAACGAGAATAACCAGTACGCAGAGCTTCAAGGGCTCGAGGTACAGACAGAGAAGACGGAAGATCGGACACCCCTCACGTGTCCTCGGTGCGATAAGCAGACTCCACGTGACGAACCCTTCTGCGTCTGGTGTCACCAAGCAATGGAGCCCGAGGCGGTACAGGAACTCGAAGAACAGGAAGACGAACAGCGGCGGAAGCTACTCCGAATCGCTCAGGAAAACCCAGAGCTCCTCGAAACGCTCGAGGAGATGGAACCGCTCGTCGAAGCACTTGGTGGCGATGCGGAACTGATCGATGCGGCAGCGAGCTTCACCGAAGCAGTCGAATGA
- a CDS encoding OFA family MFS transporter translates to MPRRTLPFSPWWLVVAAAIAMGSAGLYQFTWSSLRGPIGALFGASETSLGTVFTLFIVFQTVSQVPIGWVRDRYGPRWPLVGGGLCLAGGFALSAVASGVTAVYLAYCFGGVGAGTTYTVGINTAIKWFDARRGLATGLISSMYGAVSFLAIPLIREAVQTDVRGTLLGLSVVAGVGVFVAVPVLRDPSRADDGSDSEERTVEPTVRRDYDWRATLRTWQFWLMYGVFVLASGVSLMVVGKAVSFATQFGFSAATATGSASLIALADATGIFVSGTLSDRFGRETTSAVSLVCSGLALAGAVLAAEAGVGIAVIAALAAMVFLRSPVFSVFPPLVGDYFGPRRSSTNFALLYSAKLWSGVGGGIVASSLIGSVGWSATFLGGAALVVLAGLATFFLRPTEPNVADGPNRHTEGEL, encoded by the coding sequence ATGCCTCGCCGCACGCTTCCTTTTTCGCCCTGGTGGCTGGTGGTGGCCGCCGCCATCGCGATGGGGTCCGCGGGCCTCTACCAGTTCACGTGGTCCTCCCTCCGTGGCCCTATCGGCGCCCTGTTCGGCGCGTCCGAAACGTCGCTCGGCACCGTGTTCACTCTCTTCATCGTCTTCCAGACGGTGTCGCAGGTGCCCATCGGGTGGGTCCGGGACCGGTACGGCCCGCGGTGGCCGCTCGTCGGCGGCGGGCTCTGTCTCGCGGGCGGCTTCGCTCTGAGCGCCGTCGCGTCCGGGGTCACCGCCGTCTATCTCGCGTACTGTTTCGGCGGCGTCGGCGCCGGTACCACGTACACCGTCGGAATCAACACCGCCATTAAGTGGTTCGACGCGCGCCGGGGACTCGCGACCGGGCTCATCTCCTCGATGTACGGTGCGGTGAGCTTTCTGGCGATTCCACTCATCAGGGAGGCCGTTCAGACTGACGTACGGGGGACCCTGCTCGGACTCAGCGTCGTCGCCGGCGTCGGCGTTTTCGTCGCCGTCCCCGTGCTCAGGGACCCGAGTCGGGCGGACGACGGCTCCGACTCCGAGGAGCGAACGGTGGAGCCGACGGTACGGCGGGATTACGACTGGCGGGCGACCCTTCGCACGTGGCAGTTCTGGCTCATGTACGGGGTCTTCGTGCTGGCGAGCGGCGTGAGCCTGATGGTCGTCGGCAAGGCCGTCTCGTTCGCGACGCAGTTCGGGTTCTCGGCGGCGACGGCGACCGGGAGCGCGTCGCTCATCGCGCTCGCGGACGCGACGGGCATCTTCGTGAGCGGGACCCTCTCGGACCGCTTCGGCCGGGAGACGACGTCGGCCGTCTCGCTCGTGTGTAGCGGCCTCGCACTCGCGGGCGCGGTCCTGGCGGCCGAGGCCGGTGTGGGTATCGCCGTCATCGCCGCGCTGGCGGCGATGGTGTTCCTCCGGAGCCCCGTCTTCTCGGTGTTCCCGCCGCTCGTCGGCGACTACTTCGGGCCCAGGCGGTCCTCGACGAACTTCGCGCTCCTGTACAGCGCCAAACTCTGGTCCGGGGTGGGCGGCGGCATCGTGGCCAGTTCTCTCATCGGCTCCGTCGGGTGGTCCGCGACGTTCCTCGGCGGGGCCGCCCTCGTCGTGCTGGCGGGCCTCGCGACGTTCTTTCTCCGGCCGACCGAGCCGAACGTGGCCGACGGACCGAACCGCCATACGGAGGGTGAGCTATGA
- a CDS encoding MarR family transcriptional regulator, with product MDDSRDHEPFPVLPETDEYEALSFLVRNRGERFTPSEIAVHADVKEASATETLYDLLEKNLVEHDQGDYYVNSDRAEDIKSRLESVDAAKRLHETAPDDDIYATTDWEEDLDPS from the coding sequence ATGGACGACTCCCGAGATCACGAGCCGTTCCCAGTGCTCCCGGAGACCGACGAGTACGAGGCCCTCAGCTTCCTTGTACGCAATCGAGGTGAGCGGTTCACTCCCTCTGAAATCGCTGTACACGCAGACGTCAAGGAAGCAAGTGCGACTGAAACCCTGTATGATCTCCTCGAAAAGAATCTCGTTGAACACGATCAAGGGGATTACTACGTCAACTCAGATCGTGCAGAAGATATCAAATCTCGACTTGAGTCAGTAGACGCCGCTAAACGCCTACATGAGACTGCTCCTGACGACGATATATACGCAACAACTGATTGGGAAGAGGATTTGGATCCCTCTTGA
- a CDS encoding pyridoxal phosphate-dependent aminotransferase: MDDLPLAARAERMPQSGIREIFDKAQSYDELHDLSIGEPDFPTPEPIADAVAGALGDGIGGYTQTVGRGDLRRALSEKLDAHNGVDAEPESEIIVTPGAMGALFAATQVLCDPGDEVLVPAPYWPNYAGHLAAAGTELVPVPTDISTGFTPRAADLEAAASEDTVGVLLNTPGNPTGAVVPSDRLEAIGDTLRERDWWAVLDETYEDLVYDGATHHSLASDPALFERTVTVQSFSKSYAMTGWRIGYATGPANVVSAMRVLQEHTVSSVAEPAQVAAKAALENRSVVTDIHEAFAERRELILDRLNDIPGIDPGSPQGAFYVFADVSEITTDSRAFTETLLEAEQVGTVPGSVFGPGGEGYLRFSYAADAGTISAAMDGLERVAESHADYSG, encoded by the coding sequence ATGGACGACCTCCCCCTGGCTGCCCGCGCCGAACGGATGCCCCAGTCCGGCATCCGCGAGATATTCGACAAGGCGCAGTCGTACGACGAGCTCCACGACCTGAGCATCGGCGAGCCGGACTTCCCGACGCCGGAGCCGATAGCCGACGCCGTCGCGGGCGCGCTCGGCGACGGCATCGGCGGCTACACCCAGACGGTCGGGCGCGGCGACCTCCGGCGGGCGCTCTCCGAGAAACTCGATGCGCACAACGGCGTCGACGCCGAGCCCGAGAGCGAAATCATCGTGACGCCGGGAGCGATGGGCGCCCTGTTCGCCGCGACACAGGTGCTCTGTGACCCCGGCGACGAGGTGCTCGTTCCGGCCCCCTACTGGCCGAACTACGCGGGCCATCTCGCCGCGGCCGGCACCGAACTCGTCCCCGTGCCGACCGACATCTCGACGGGGTTCACGCCGCGGGCGGCGGACCTCGAAGCGGCCGCGAGCGAGGACACCGTCGGCGTCCTGCTGAACACGCCGGGGAACCCGACCGGGGCCGTCGTCCCGTCCGACCGGCTTGAGGCAATCGGCGATACGCTGCGGGAGCGGGACTGGTGGGCCGTCCTCGACGAGACCTACGAGGACCTCGTGTACGACGGCGCGACCCATCACTCGCTGGCCAGCGACCCGGCGCTGTTCGAGCGCACCGTCACCGTCCAGAGCTTCTCGAAGTCGTACGCGATGACCGGCTGGCGAATCGGCTACGCCACCGGTCCCGCAAACGTCGTCTCGGCGATGCGGGTGTTGCAGGAACACACCGTCTCCAGCGTCGCGGAGCCCGCACAGGTCGCCGCGAAGGCGGCATTGGAGAACCGCTCGGTCGTCACGGATATCCACGAGGCCTTCGCCGAGCGGCGGGAGCTCATCCTCGACCGGCTCAACGACATCCCGGGCATCGACCCCGGCAGCCCCCAGGGGGCGTTCTACGTGTTCGCGGACGTCTCCGAGATCACGACGGACAGCCGCGCATTCACGGAGACGCTCCTGGAAGCGGAGCAGGTCGGAACCGTGCCCGGGTCCGTGTTCGGTCCCGGCGGCGAGGGGTACCTCCGGTTCTCGTACGCGGCGGACGCGGGGACGATATCGGCGGCGATGGACGGGCTCGAACGCGTCGCCGAGTCCCACGCCGACTACTCGGGATAG
- a CDS encoding helix-turn-helix domain-containing protein: MYTASFSVNDSSTFGDVTARTNRTIRLWCNDDRDLLHVAGSVDDEVLDMLRSTVGVEGQASQVDEGIIVTKGCLRERASGFLEDYAQDAGCLLISPLRYERGEKRFQVVALKPAQISSFYQNLVEDGKSVTVESKREIQTVEHGEPLIAPANLVPEFTQRQRQVIETAYENGYYDIPRETTTAEIADELGISRRTVEEHLRRGEKKLMDGFIGEL; encoded by the coding sequence ATGTACACCGCCTCATTCAGCGTCAACGACTCGAGCACGTTCGGCGACGTCACCGCCCGGACGAACCGAACTATCCGGCTCTGGTGTAACGACGACCGGGACCTGCTCCACGTCGCCGGGTCCGTCGACGACGAGGTCCTCGATATGCTCCGCTCTACCGTCGGCGTCGAGGGGCAGGCGAGTCAGGTCGACGAGGGGATTATCGTCACGAAGGGTTGTCTCCGCGAGCGGGCGAGCGGATTCCTGGAGGACTACGCACAGGACGCCGGCTGTCTCCTCATCTCCCCGCTCCGCTACGAGCGGGGCGAGAAGCGCTTTCAGGTCGTCGCGCTGAAACCCGCCCAGATATCCAGTTTCTACCAGAACCTCGTCGAGGACGGGAAAAGCGTCACCGTCGAGTCCAAACGGGAGATACAGACCGTCGAACACGGTGAGCCGCTCATCGCGCCGGCAAACCTCGTCCCCGAGTTCACGCAGCGCCAGCGCCAGGTCATCGAGACGGCCTACGAGAACGGCTACTACGATATCCCTCGGGAGACGACGACGGCCGAAATCGCCGACGAGCTCGGCATCAGCAGACGGACGGTGGAAGAACACCTCCGGCGGGGGGAGAAGAAGTTGATGGACGGATTTATCGGCGAACTCTGA
- a CDS encoding RidA family protein, with product MTSYAINPPELKDARDIGYNHARIDGGTFYMAGQVAMDADSAVVGDDIETQARKAYENVGILLGAIDKGYEDIAKVTTHIVDPAEHYYDGYKAVYWETFEEPYPCHTVLGHDQLANEDYLVEIEVEVPLSAADVEAIEPDGETIREL from the coding sequence GTGACCAGTTACGCCATCAATCCCCCGGAGCTGAAAGACGCCCGGGACATCGGATACAACCACGCGCGAATCGACGGCGGGACCTTCTACATGGCCGGGCAGGTCGCCATGGACGCCGACTCGGCGGTCGTCGGCGACGACATCGAGACGCAGGCCCGGAAGGCCTACGAGAACGTCGGTATCCTGCTCGGCGCCATCGACAAGGGCTACGAGGACATCGCGAAGGTGACGACACACATCGTCGACCCCGCCGAGCACTACTACGACGGCTACAAGGCGGTCTACTGGGAGACCTTCGAGGAGCCGTACCCGTGTCACACCGTCCTCGGCCACGACCAGCTCGCCAACGAGGACTACCTCGTGGAAATCGAGGTCGAGGTCCCGCTCTCGGCGGCCGACGTCGAGGCCATCGAGCCCGACGGCGAGACGATACGGGAGCTCTAA
- a CDS encoding Zn-dependent hydrolase encodes MHVDVDRLREDIEANARFGAVDASEGVGRTVLTGSEADRQVRERFVERLDAAGLSVRVDPVGNIVGRWEPDGCDPDAAPVAVGSHLDSVPRGGIFDGPLGVYAALESVRAMQSADVSPDRPVEVVSFTEEEGGRFGTGTLGSSVAAGQRPAAEALSLTDDDGVSLEAALRQIGFAGDDTVEAGRWDSWVELHIEQGTTLTDAGAGVGIVDSITGITNCKVRITGEADHAGSTPMDERTDALAAASEFVLDLERAGRECAETSDAAVATAGKGTIAPNARNIVPERVELDLDIRDSDHDTMTRMVERCRESLTRIAADRGVETSLDRYRDSEPTPCSDRFLSAAGTAATTAGVESVRLSSGAMHDTANVAAVTDAGLLFAPSEGGYSHSPREWTDWDDCAAATAVLAETVRALASA; translated from the coding sequence ATGCACGTCGACGTGGACCGTCTGCGCGAGGACATCGAGGCGAACGCGCGGTTCGGGGCGGTCGACGCGTCCGAGGGCGTCGGTCGGACCGTTCTGACCGGGAGCGAGGCGGACCGACAGGTCAGAGAGCGCTTCGTCGAGCGGCTGGATGCGGCGGGGCTGTCCGTCCGTGTCGACCCAGTGGGAAACATCGTCGGTCGCTGGGAGCCGGACGGCTGTGACCCGGATGCCGCGCCGGTCGCGGTCGGCAGCCATCTCGACTCCGTCCCACGGGGCGGCATCTTCGACGGGCCGCTGGGGGTCTACGCGGCGCTTGAGAGCGTCCGTGCCATGCAGTCGGCCGATGTCTCCCCCGACCGGCCGGTCGAGGTTGTCTCGTTCACGGAGGAAGAAGGCGGCCGGTTCGGTACCGGGACCCTCGGGTCGTCCGTGGCCGCGGGACAGCGGCCGGCGGCGGAGGCGCTGTCGCTCACGGACGACGACGGCGTCTCGCTCGAAGCGGCGCTCCGACAGATCGGCTTTGCCGGGGACGACACGGTCGAGGCCGGCCGCTGGGACTCGTGGGTGGAGTTACACATCGAACAGGGGACGACGCTTACGGACGCCGGCGCCGGCGTCGGTATCGTCGACTCCATCACCGGCATTACGAACTGCAAGGTGCGCATCACGGGCGAGGCGGACCACGCCGGTTCGACGCCGATGGACGAGCGGACCGACGCGCTGGCGGCCGCCTCGGAGTTCGTCCTCGACCTGGAGCGGGCCGGGCGGGAGTGTGCCGAGACCAGCGACGCCGCGGTGGCGACCGCCGGGAAAGGAACTATCGCCCCGAACGCCCGGAACATCGTCCCCGAGCGCGTGGAGTTGGACCTCGACATCCGGGACAGCGACCACGACACGATGACGCGGATGGTCGAGCGGTGTCGAGAGAGCCTGACGCGCATCGCGGCGGACCGGGGCGTGGAGACGTCGCTGGACCGGTACCGCGACAGCGAACCGACGCCCTGTAGCGACCGGTTTCTCAGTGCGGCCGGGACCGCGGCGACGACGGCCGGCGTCGAGTCGGTACGGCTGTCGTCGGGGGCGATGCACGACACGGCTAACGTCGCCGCCGTCACCGACGCCGGACTGCTCTTTGCGCCGTCGGAAGGGGGGTACTCACACTCCCCGCGGGAGTGGACCGACTGGGACGATTGTGCCGCGGCGACGGCCGTCCTCGCCGAGACAGTCCGTGCGCTCGCGTCGGCCTGA
- a CDS encoding C-terminal binding protein: MTDTVRAVMLDPDWFGDVDAERRHFRELLDREVTVEGIDCTEAEIPGAVGEADLLLSHYTGVSAAAMDATGCSVVSRYATGIDDIDVPAATERGVRVTRVPSYCDDEVGSHIVSLAMALVRGLPMYDAATESGAWQWKDAAPIRPPEQLTFGFLAFGNKARAAAERAAALGFDVCAHDPFLDDEEITSRGATPVGFEELLDESDVLSVNTPLTPDTEGMLDADALARLDDDAVVVNTSRGKVIDEDALLAALEADELRGAGLDVLAEEPPASGNPLLARDDVIVTPHAAWYSTESEATLRRRGTEIAVAAYNGEHVDGVVNPDALE, translated from the coding sequence ATGACCGACACTGTGCGTGCGGTGATGCTCGACCCCGACTGGTTTGGCGATGTGGACGCGGAGCGGCGACACTTCCGGGAGCTGCTCGACCGCGAGGTGACCGTCGAGGGCATCGACTGTACCGAGGCGGAGATACCGGGCGCGGTGGGGGAGGCCGACCTGTTGCTCTCCCACTACACGGGCGTCTCGGCGGCGGCGATGGACGCGACGGGCTGTTCGGTCGTGAGCCGATACGCGACCGGTATCGACGACATCGACGTGCCGGCGGCGACCGAGCGCGGCGTCCGCGTCACCCGCGTCCCCTCCTACTGTGACGACGAGGTCGGCTCGCACATCGTCAGCTTGGCGATGGCGCTCGTCCGCGGGCTCCCGATGTACGACGCCGCGACCGAGAGCGGGGCCTGGCAGTGGAAAGACGCGGCGCCGATACGGCCCCCCGAACAGCTGACGTTCGGCTTCCTCGCGTTCGGTAACAAGGCGCGTGCGGCCGCCGAGCGGGCGGCCGCGCTCGGCTTCGACGTCTGCGCACACGACCCGTTCCTCGACGACGAGGAGATAACGTCGCGCGGCGCCACGCCCGTCGGCTTCGAGGAACTGCTCGATGAGTCGGACGTACTGTCGGTAAATACGCCGCTCACGCCGGACACGGAGGGGATGCTCGACGCCGACGCCCTCGCGCGACTGGACGACGACGCCGTCGTCGTCAACACGTCACGCGGGAAAGTCATCGACGAGGACGCGTTGCTCGCAGCGCTCGAAGCCGACGAACTCCGCGGTGCGGGCCTCGACGTGCTCGCCGAGGAGCCGCCGGCGTCCGGGAACCCCCTGCTCGCGCGCGACGATGTCATCGTGACCCCCCACGCCGCGTGGTACTCCACCGAGTCCGAGGCGACGCTCCGGCGACGCGGCACCGAAATAGCCGTTGCGGCCTACAACGGGGAGCACGTGGATGGCGTGGTCAACCCCGACGCGCTTGAGTGA